Part of the Stigmatopora argus isolate UIUO_Sarg chromosome 3, RoL_Sarg_1.0, whole genome shotgun sequence genome, acttcattacccacaatcaatacgtgggtaggctattgcatttcctgttttcgccctagcctgttagctcccgttggcggagtgatcgctaattcaagactacttctcgttggcaaagtGGTCGTGTGTAATCCTATTGTGAgtacatctgtgtgcatcattttcggaatatttggaagggaatacaacagcaaacagcccatcgatagcgaacgtgagggtggaggcgtggcaaacaactaacccggccagaacgaaggtaaaaaaagattaaaacaaaattagaattcagttttgtgtaacgttacattaaacgtatgtttgagtgtgtctgtatatattaatccaagttaatttaaatatgtttgttcggttaagagtgcgttgtcgtggaaagtcccccggaAATTTGGCATGAATGTAGCCCGAGaaccaaagtgagtttgacatccCATCTCTAACGTCTGACTTTGGGTCATTATGGGCCAGGTGCCCTTCAATTTGAAAAGACGGTTATTATATTGGATGCTATTAGATGGATGTTATCCGCAGTGCACATTTTCATTccgcttttttttcctgctttttctGTCAGTGTTCAGGCTGGGGAACGCGCTAAATGCCATCGAGGCTGCCAAGCGAAGCGTGCGACTCCCTGACCGAGCACTTTGCCTTTGCCTTACCGCCGCCAACGTCAACCGTGCGCTCTACTTTATTTGCGACAACGCGCTTTGGGCCGGGACCGTCGGCCTTCTCCCGAATCTCGATAAGGAGCGCTGGAGCGTCGGCGCCTCGCGATGCTACCTCCTCTCGCTCGTGGCTGGCCTGATCCGAGACGTTTACGTCATCTCCCGGTTGATGGCGCAGAGGACTCGGGATGAGCACTTCATGCGGAAAATGAACGCGCATCTCGACGACCATCCCGAAGTGGCGGAAGTCATCATCCCTCATTTGGATGCCTTTCTTTTTCTGCTcttgcatatcttcaaatcccATCCCGCTGTTGTCATAGATACCATCAAAAATATTTGCGATTTGTCCATCCCGTTGGACAAATTGGGGATTTATCAGTCTAATGCCGGGGTGGTGGCATTTTGTGGTCTGCTATCCTCATTGATCGGGATTATAACGCTCGTACAGCCTAAATTGAGGATGAAACCATGACCTGTTTTCCGGAAAACAGGTGATCGTGTTTCAGGGTCATTAATGCATTTTGATTGACGATCGAATCCAATCACCGCtaggcctcccagtcaaaataaaatggatgtCTATGGCGGCAAACAAGCTAAATAGCGTAGAATTACTCTGtcgtcaattttaaaaaaagtgcaataGTGATTTATACAAGTTTGCACTTGAGTGAACAAAActtccatttcatttttgtacatttatcTACTTTGCACCAAGACTGATGGAATAGAAAGTTAGCTTGCAAGGATTCTCAATTTTTACCTAATTGTGGAAAgccattattattaattttgcaTATTAATTTTCGCCGATCATGATTTTTTCATGCATTCGCCTTTAAACttgatttttgtaa contains:
- the pex11a gene encoding peroxisomal membrane protein 11A, whose amino-acid sequence is MEIFQNVINQSQGRDRIFRTTQYACALAVYGLRNNAQQKDLIVKLSRLEANMSSGRKLFRLGNALNAIEAAKRSVRLPDRALCLCLTAANVNRALYFICDNALWAGTVGLLPNLDKERWSVGASRCYLLSLVAGLIRDVYVISRLMAQRTRDEHFMRKMNAHLDDHPEVAEVIIPHLDAFLFLLLHIFKSHPAVVIDTIKNICDLSIPLDKLGIYQSNAGVVAFCGLLSSLIGIITLVQPKLRMKP